From Carya illinoinensis cultivar Pawnee chromosome 5, C.illinoinensisPawnee_v1, whole genome shotgun sequence, one genomic window encodes:
- the LOC122310159 gene encoding uncharacterized mitochondrial protein AtMg00310-like: MSVFKLPKTLLHSINSVINNFWWGQKEREHKIHWISWKNMGKEKSEGGMGFRDLECFNMAMLSKQCWRILQEPDSIAAKVLKAKYFQNSSFMSAKLGSKPSFLWRSFMAARQVVKAGTCWRIGNGREVQIWQEKWLGHPVPRKVISPVAQLDSKATVSKLIEQSSAQWKETLVREVFEEREAELILQTPLSSMNARDRVSWQGTKDGRFSVRSAYHMEKAREQEDNGQASCSNNLREVWKQL; the protein is encoded by the coding sequence ATGAGTGTTTTCAAATTGCCCAAGACCTTGTTGCACTCCATCAATAGTGTCATCAATAACTTTTGGTGGGGCCAGAAGGAGAGGGAACACAAAATCCATTGGATTTCATGGAAAAAtatgggaaaagaaaaatctgaaggGGGCATGGGTTTTAGGGACCTCGAGTGTTTTAATATGGCAATGTTATCTAAACAATGCTGGAGAATTCTACAAGAGCCTGACTCAATTGCAGCAAAAGTTTTGAAGGCCAAGTACTTTCAAAATAGCTCATTCATGTCAGCCAAACTAGGGTCAAAACCATCTTTTCTATGGAGAAGCTTCATGGCAGCAAGACAAGTGGTGAAAGCAGGAACTTGTTGGAGGATTGGCAATGGAAGAGAGGTTCAAATCTGGCAGGAAAAGTGGCTTGGCCATCCAGTGCCTAGGAAGGTCATAAGTCCAGTAGCACAGCTTGATAGCAAGGCAACGGTCTCTAAACTAATTGAACAATCCTCAGCTCAGTGGAAGGAAACACTTGTGAGGGAGGTTTTTGAGGAGAGGGAAGCAGAATTGATACTGCAAACCCCACTAAGCTCAATGAATGCTAGGGATAGAGTAAGCTGGCAAGGGACAAAGGATGGTAGGTTTTCAGTGAGGAGTGCTTATCACATGGAAAAGGCACGAGAGCAAGAAGATAATGGTCAAGCCTCTTGCAGCAACAACCTCAGAGAAGTGTGGAAGCAACTATGA
- the LOC122309596 gene encoding disease resistance protein RPV1-like translates to MDDNAFSVPSASDFRHRWDLFLSFRDEDTRHAFTYDLYKSLVKQGVRVFFDDEGLRGGVEIQPGLFEAIEDSAASIAIISPNYASSHRCLEELSKICKYRRLLLPVFYRVNPSDVRRQRGPFEEHFRNHETTYTDKVMCWRNAMDKAGAIKGWHFDKSESDTEEKEQLIKALVNRVLTELANTVGLATYTIGLGSRLEKLMSVLDVKSNGVRVLGLYGMGGVGKTTLATALYNKVLGHFDCRSFISNVRENSAKDADLLSLQNQLIHDLSSGKSPVYSVAAIKEVLHEKRVLVVLDDVNNVSQLEALTGKREWFSAGSRIIITTRDREVLDEHLVTVSYEVRELDSSDALKLFSYHAMRREKPIDRFVSLSEEMVSLTGGLPLALEVFGSYLMDKRSKEEWEDALQKLKWIRPRHLQDVLKISFDGLDAEEKRIFLDISCLLVKMEMKREDAIDVLKGCGFRAEIAVRVLVTRSLIKITEDNTLWMHDQVRDMGRQIVLDANPLYHNIPSRLWDRDEIMTVLNGGKGTGCIEGIVLDFKMRPFAKDPSGDRISWENFKRSPNFTSALTYLRERHKKCLETKAEREREVILYTKSFESMSSLRLLQINYTRLVGRYKYIPTQLKWLQWKGCPLKNLPSDFCPRELAVLDLSESKIEEVWHRYNNQVAEKLMVMNLRGCHNLVATPDFSGHQKLEKLDLEHCHSLIKIHESIGNVSTLLHLNLSSCWNLVEFPDEVSGLKNLENLILSGCSNLQKLPMDIGDMRSLKELHVDKTAIQELPESIFHLTNLEKLNLNGCQFLTKLPNYVGKLSSLKELSLNDTAVEEIPDSVGSLLNLEILSLIWCESLTSITDSVGNLISLAKFLIHGSAIKELPASIGSLPYLKVLSAGKCLSLSKLPDSIGGLSTLAELQLDQTPITNLPDQVGALQMLRKLEMMNCKHLKSLPESIGSLFALTSLNISNSNISELPKSIGMLENLVIFRLNKCTQLHILPDSIGNLKSLHRLLMAETAVTELPESFGMLSSLMILKMAKKPHFPSAGNRVPKEDLGVAEQEKHKPFRLPISFSNLCSLEELDARAWNLCGKIPDDFERLSSLEILNLSHNNFFSLPSSLRGLPFLKKLLLPYCEQLKSLPPLPSSLVEVNVANCIALEKVSDISKLESLHELNLANCEKVEDIPGLECLKSLTWLFMSGCKACSSVVKRRLSKVSLRNLRSLSMPGNKIPAWFSEEVRFSEHKNHDIKGVIIGVMVSLNPQISDDLRDQLPALPCVRANIVKLNKLLFSTMPELKGVPKTNEDHIYLFRYPDCHPLVSKLRDGYDINVREQKPPFIKGVEVKKCGLYLIFEGDDDYEGDEESLDKSQLSISEKLAKFFSSPEDEDHTSESGIEVERQFIMQETEEEEVWGGLLRLVRGCFCF, encoded by the exons ATGGACGACAACGCCTTTTCCGTACCATCAGCTTCAGACTTCAGGCACCGGTGGGACTTGTTCCTGAGCTTCAGAGACGAAGACACCCGCCACGCCTTCACTTACGACCTCTACAAGTCTCTCGTGAAACAGGGCGTTCGAGTCTTCTTCGACGATGAGGGTTTGCGTGGGGGGGTCGAGATCCAGCCAGGTCTGTTCGAGGCCATCGAGGACTCGGCCGCTTCCATTGCCATCATATCCCCGAACTACGCGTCTTCGCATCGGTGCCTGGAGGAACTGTCCAAGATCTGCAAGTACCGGAGGCTCCTTCTCCCCGTCTTCTACCGAGTCAACCCGTCGGACGTTCGGCGACAGAGGGGACCTTTCGAAGAACACTTTAGAAACCATGAAACTACGTATACGGACAAGGTTATGTGCTGGAGGAACGCTATGGACAAGGCTGGTGCAATTAAAGGATGGCATTTCGATAAGag TGAAAGCGATACTGAGGAGAAAGAGCAGTTGATTAAAGCTTTAGTCAATAGGGTGTTGACTGAACTTGCCAACACAGTGGGTCTGGCTACATATACAATTGGACTTGGTTCTCGTCTTGAAAAACTTATGAGTGTATTGGATGTTAAATCCAATGGTGTTCGAGTTCTTGGATTATATGGAATGGGTGGGGTTGGTAAGACAACCCTTGCTACAGCTCTTTATAATAAAGTTCTTGGTCATTTTGATTGCCGTAGTTTCATTTCAAATGTAAGAGAGAATTCTGCAAAAGATGCAGATTTGTTATCCCTTCAGAACCAACTTATCCATGACCTTTCCTCGGGTAAGTCTCCTGTGTATTCTGTCGCTGCAATCAAAGAGGTACTTCACGAGAAGCGAGTTCTTGTTGTTTTAGACGATGTTAACAATGTAAGCCAGCTTGAAGCACTCACTGGAAAAAGAGAATGGTTTTCTGCAGGAAGTAGAATCATCATTACTACAAGAGACAGAGAAGTTCTAGACGAACATCTAGTCACTGTGTCGTATGAGGTTAGAGAGTTGGATTCCTCTGACGCACTAAAACTTTTTAGCTACCATGCAATGAGAAGAGAGAAACCCATTGATAGATTTGTTAGTCTATCCGAGGAAATGGTGTCACTTACCGGAGGCCTACCATTGGCTTTGGAAGTGTTTGGTTCTTATTTGATGGATAAGAGGAGTAAAGAGGAATGGGAAGATGCTCTGCAAAAGTTGAAATGGATTCGTCCACGCCATCTGCAGGATGTGTTGAAGATCAGTTTTGATGGGTTAGATGCAGAAGAGAAACGTATATTCCTTGACATTTCATGTTTACTCGTAAAGATGGAAATGAAGAGAGAGGATGCAATTGATGTATTGAAAGGTTGCGGTTTTAGGGCTGAGATAGCAGTCAGAGTCCTTGTAACAAGGTCACTCATCAAGATTACAGAGGACAACACTTTGTGGATGCATGATCAAGTTAGAGACATGGGAAGACAGATTGTTCTAGATGCTAATCCTCTATATCACAATATTCCAAGTAGACTGTGGGATCGTGATGAAATCATGACCGTCTTGAATGGTGGGAAG GGAACTGGATGTAtagaagggatcgtgctagaCTTTAAAATGAGGCCCTTTGCAAAGGATCCAAGCGGTGACAGAATTTCttgggaaaattttaaaaggtcGCCCAATTTTACCTCTGCATTAACATACTTGAGAGAAAGGCATAAGAAGTGTCTTGAAACtaaagcagagagagagagggaggtaaTACTATACACGAAGTCTTTTGAATCTATGTCTAGTCTAAGACTTCTGCAAATCAATTATACAAGATTGGTAGGAAGGTATAAGTATATTCCTACACAATTGAAGTGGCTACAATGGAAAGGATGTCCTCTTAAAAATCTTCCTTCCGATTTTTGTCCTCGGGAACTTGCTGTCCTTGACCTCTCAGAAAGTAAAATTGAAGAAGTGTGGCACAGGTACAATAACCAG GTAGCTGAGAAATTGATGGTTATGAATCTCCGGGGCTGCCATAATCTTGTTGCTACTCCAGATTTCTCTGGACATCAAAAATTGGAAAAGCTTGATCTTGAGCATTGTCACAGCCTAATTAAGATTCATGAATCAATTGGAAACGTGAGTACATTACTTCATTTGAACCTGAGCAGTTGTTGGAACCTTGTTGAATTTCCTGATGAAGTCTCTGGCCTAAAAAATCTAGAGAACCTTATCCTCTCCGGCTGCTCAAATTTGCAAAAGTTACCAATGGACATAGGTGACATGAGATCTCTGAAAGAACTTCATGTTGATAAAACTGCCATACAAGAGCTACCTGAATCAATTTTCCACCTTACAAATCTCGAAAAGCTTAATCTAAACGGTTGTCAGTTCTTAACGAAACTTCCCAACTATGTTGGAAAGCTGTCTTCCTTGAAGGAACTCTCTCTTAATGATACTGCTGTAGAAGAAATACCTGATTCTGTTGGATCTTTGCTAAACCTTGAGATACTAAGTCTAATTTGGTGTGAATCACTCACTTCAATTACAGATTCTGTTGGCAATCTTATATCATTGGCAAAATTTCTAATACATGGTAGTGCAATCAAAGAATTGCCTGCTTCTATTGGTTCCTTACCATATTTGAAGGTCTTGTCAGCTGGGAAATGTTTGTCTTTAAGCAAGTTGCCTGATTCAATTGGAGGATTATCTACTCTTGCTGAGCTTCAGTTAGACCAGACACCAATTACAAATCTGCCGGATCAGGTAGGTGCCCTGCAAATGCTGAGGAAGCTTGAGATGATGAATTGTAAACATCTTAAATCTTTACCAGAATCGATTGGAAGCTTGTTCGCTCTTACTTCATTGAACATATCTAATTCCAATATTTCTGAATTGCCGAAATCAATTGGGATGCTAGAAAATCTTGTAATATTCAGGTTGAATAAATGTACACAGCTCCATATACTTCCAGATTCAATAGGAAATTTGAAGTCTTTGCACCGCTTGCTGATGGCAGAAACTGCAGTCACAGAGTTGCCTGAAAGCTTTGGGATGCTTTCTAgcttaatgatattaaaaatggCTAAGAAACCTCATTTCCCATCAGCTGGAAACAGGGTACCTAAAGAGGATTTGGGTGTAGCTGAACAAGAGAAACATAAGCCTTTCAGACTTCCAATTTCTTTCTCCAATTTATGCTCGCTTGAAGAACTGGATGCTCGAGCTTGGAATCTATGTGGTAAAATTCCTGATGATTTTGAAAGGCTGTCGTCATTGGAGATTTTGAATCTAAgtcataataattttttcagccTTCCTTCTAGCTTGAGGGGTCTTCCGTTTCTGAAAAAGCTTTTATTACCCTATTGCGAGCAGCTAAAATCTCTTCCTCCACTTCCCTCAAGTTTGGTGGAGGTGAATGTTGCAAACTGTATTGCATTGGAAAAGGTGTCTGATATCTCAAAGTTAGAAAGCTTGCACGAGCTGAACCTTGCAAACTGTGAGAAGGTGGAGGATATTCCGGGCCTCGAATGCTTGAAGTCGTTGACATGGTTGTTTATGAGTGGTTGCAAAGCATGCTCATCTGTGGTAAAAAGAAGGCTTTCCAAG gTTTCTTTGAGGAATTTAAGGTCTCTTAGTATGCCTGGAAACAAGATTCCAGCTTGGTTTTCTGAAGAGGTTAGATTCTCAGAACACAAAAATCATGATATCAAAGGTGTGATAATAGGCGTCATGGTCTCCCTCAACCCTCAAATATCTGATGACTTAAGAGATCAACTTCCTGCACTACCATGTGTACGAGCAAATATTGTAAAACTGAATAAACTCTTGTTTAGTACAATGCCGGAGTTGAAAGGAGTTCCAAAGACGAATGAAGATCACATTTACTTGTTTCGATATCCAGATTGTCATCCGTTAGTTTCAAAGTTGAGAGATGGTTATGACATAAATGTGAGAGAGCAAAAGCCACCGTTCATTAAGGGAGTTGAGGTGAAAAAGTGTGGGCTTTATTTGATCTTCGAAGGTGATGATGATTACGAGGGAGACGAAGAATCGTTGGACAAGAGCCAGTTATCCATTTCTGAAAAACTAGCAAAGTTTTTCAGCTCTCCTGAGGATGAAGATCACACCTCTGAATCTGGTATTGAAGTCGAGAGACAGTTCATCATGCAAGagacagaagaagaagaagtgtgGGGAGGCTTACTGAGGCTTGTTCGGGGttgcttttgtttttag